The following are from one region of the Lytechinus pictus isolate F3 Inbred chromosome 4, Lp3.0, whole genome shotgun sequence genome:
- the LOC129259487 gene encoding ileal sodium/bile acid cotransporter-like has translation MGATPLCTSIGVLLCILHAGLGELQPINITFGDVTQVVMFEGQDEIINVSVVSYDGDGTVSVFFDSENSYTFEVMNQTFVLLEINNDSHFPVTAQVTLKGRHIGISNLRVFMSAVGSTNSTQFASLIVKVNVGNFLIQGILQYIFYIPLVCLFFMMGASMDLEEIAICFKHPIPIFVGFFCQFVVMPALSLGIVKMFGLDTGYALGLLLLGCCPGGKISNDLTILLDADYTLSVTMTACSTALALATMPLNIFIYTRFLIQSENIETPYGQIAMQIAILMTPILLGILLKYKLPSIKDKVLKILKPIVAVVMLASAGLLIPFTLYIFLSPLYVYLAASLLPVCGAFLGGFIAKLLQLPNDKVVAISMETGVQNGLFAIVVLRAVYPSPEADLATSAPTLSFLSMLLFGIALVIGKIVYTRFVNRKQGEDTENIIKVESDDQDKGKEENGKAIVLTSVNTLDEDQVLCENNNNLGGIGFPGRDGGGDSGGDGVGDGGDGGGGGGGCDGSDGGGDSGD, from the coding sequence ATGGGTGCGACTCCACTCTGTACAAGCATTGGTGTCCTATTGTGCATTCTACATGCAGGGCTTGGTGAGCTGCAGCCTATCAACATAACGTTTGGTGATGTCACGCAAGTAGTCATGTTCGAAGGCCAAGATGAAATCATCAATGTTTCAGTAGTTTCTTACGACGGAGACGGCACCGTCTCCGTTTTCTTCGACAGTGAAAACTCGTACACATTTGAAGTTATGAACCAGACATTCGTGCTACTTGAAATTAATAACGATAGCCATTTTCCTGTGACCGCTCAAGTGACTCTGAAAGGACGACACATCGGCATTTCTAATCTTCGGGTTTTTATGTCAGCAGTGGGATCTACGAATAGTACTCAGTTTGCATCTCTAATAGTGAAGGTtaatgtcggaaattttttgaTCCAGGGAATTCTCCAGTATATTTTCTATATCCCTTTGGTCTGTTTATTCTTCATGATGGGAGCGAGTATGGATCTCGAAGAAATCGCAATTTGTTTCAAGCATCCAATCCCGATCTTCGTCGGATTCTTTTGTCAGTTCGTAGTCATGCCCGCTCTATCGCTGGGTATTGTGAAGATGTTTGGACTTGACACTGGGTACGCGCTGGGTCTCCTCCTATTGGGATGCTGTCCCGGCGGTAAGATTAGCAACGACCTGACTATCCTACTCGACGCTGATTACACCCTTAGCGTAACGATGACGGCTTGTTCGACCGCACTGGCTTTGGCAACGATGCCCTTGAATATATTCATCTATACCAGATTCTTGATTCAATCAGAAAATATCGAAACGCCTTACGGTCAGATCGCTATGCAGATAGCCATTCTCATGACCCCTATCCTACTCGGAATTTTGCTTAAGTATAAGCTTCCATCAATCAAAGACAAGGTTTTGAAGATTTTGAAGCCCATTGTAGCAGTCGTCATGTTAGCATCTGCTGGCTTGCTGATTCCGTTTACTTTGTATATCTTTTTGTCCCCCTTATATGTTTACCTTGCTGCTTCCCTGCTACCTGTATGTGGAGCATTCCTCGGTGGATTTATTGCAAAACTGCTGCAACTTCCGAACGATAAAGTGGTTGCCATTTCTATGGAGACAGGGGTTCAGAACGGGTTGTTTGCTATAGTTGTCCTTAGAGCTGTATACCCTTCACCGGAAGCAGATTTGGCTACTTCGGCGCCAACTTTATCTTTCCTGTCAATGCTTCTCTTTGGCATCGCACTGGTCATCGGTAAGATCGTCTACACCAGATTTGTAAACCGGAAGCAAGGCGAAGACACCGAAAATATCATCAAGGTAGAGTCGGATGACCAAGacaaaggaaaggaggaaaatggAAAGGCAATTGTCCTCACCTCTGTAAACACGCTTGATGAAGACCAAGTTTTATgcgaaaacaacaacaaccttGGCGGTATCGGTTTTCCTGGTAGAGATGGTGGTGGCGATAGTGGTGGAGATGGGGTTGGTGATGggggtgatggtggtggtggtggtggtggatgtGATGGTAGTGATGGAGGCGGTGATAGTGGTGATTAG